In Cloacibacterium caeni, a single window of DNA contains:
- a CDS encoding helix-turn-helix domain-containing protein, protein MKYREIAPKGFLTNFIQSFWEYETFETDFEHTIIPDGYFDLIAQFENNKLTLVKLTGVWTNPINVNIPKSTKIFAVRFKLLATEYLFQQEIKSILNTTKNLPQTFWNLNIYTTDEFEKFVFDIFNRLENSIKHLKEIDNRKLKLFELIYSKQNLSVEQLSENVFWSSRQINRYFNQQFGFSLKSFLNIVRCNSSYKDISKGNLFPSENYFDQAHFIKEIKRYTGTTPSKLFKNENVRFLQLATKE, encoded by the coding sequence ATGAAATACAGAGAAATAGCACCGAAGGGATTTTTGACGAACTTCATTCAAAGTTTTTGGGAATATGAAACTTTTGAAACTGATTTTGAGCATACCATTATTCCAGACGGATATTTTGACTTGATTGCCCAATTTGAAAACAACAAATTGACCCTTGTAAAACTCACAGGGGTTTGGACTAATCCTATTAACGTAAATATTCCAAAATCAACAAAAATATTTGCTGTTCGTTTCAAGCTTTTGGCAACTGAATATTTATTTCAGCAGGAAATAAAATCTATTCTGAACACAACCAAAAATTTACCACAAACATTTTGGAATCTAAACATCTATACAACTGATGAATTTGAAAAATTTGTTTTTGATATTTTTAATCGGTTAGAAAATTCAATCAAACATTTAAAAGAAATCGACAACAGAAAACTCAAACTTTTTGAACTGATTTACAGCAAACAAAACTTATCCGTTGAGCAGCTTTCGGAGAATGTATTTTGGAGCAGTCGCCAAATAAACCGTTATTTCAACCAACAATTTGGATTTTCTTTGAAGTCGTTTTTAAATATTGTTCGTTGCAATTCTTCCTACAAGGATATTTCTAAAGGCAATCTTTTCCCAAGCGAAAATTATTTTGACCAAGCACATTTCATCAAAGAAATCAAAAGATATACAGGAACAACGCCAAGCAAATTATTCAAAAACGAAAACGTCCGATTTTTACAATTAGCAACCAAAGAGTAA
- a CDS encoding DNA alkylation repair protein gives MVEPQILNRKGALKAENIPTEVLELLNSGKIETVNLTEWLAVNHIQLIKTNFSELGISNSVIEKVLGEIQKQKKSSTMNTIKVVGEMLYKELKDKKEFEKILDSLSNHPSDSIRCYAPYLISLNEKLEIQEKLNQAKPLIADTHFGVREIVWMALRLEIEKNLEVSIEFLTDWTKNEDENIRRFTTEATRPRGVWCKHIDQLKETPEIALPILENLKSDTSKYVQDSVGNWLNDASKSRPDFVIELCKKWQKESPTKETEKIIKRAKRTIEK, from the coding sequence ATGGTAGAACCGCAGATTTTAAACAGAAAAGGAGCTTTAAAGGCAGAGAATATTCCAACCGAAGTTTTGGAATTATTGAATAGCGGAAAAATAGAAACCGTGAATTTAACGGAATGGTTGGCTGTAAATCATATTCAACTCATCAAAACCAATTTTTCGGAATTGGGAATTTCAAATTCAGTCATAGAAAAGGTTTTGGGCGAAATCCAAAAGCAGAAAAAATCTTCAACAATGAACACCATAAAAGTTGTTGGCGAAATGCTTTACAAAGAATTGAAAGACAAAAAAGAGTTTGAAAAAATCTTAGATAGTTTAAGCAATCATCCGTCCGATTCTATTCGTTGTTATGCTCCGTATTTAATTTCGCTGAATGAAAAATTAGAAATTCAAGAAAAGCTAAACCAAGCAAAACCTTTGATTGCCGACACTCATTTTGGTGTTCGGGAAATAGTTTGGATGGCTTTACGCCTCGAAATTGAAAAAAATCTTGAAGTATCGATTGAGTTTCTAACAGATTGGACAAAAAATGAAGATGAAAATATCAGACGATTTACCACCGAAGCAACAAGACCAAGAGGCGTTTGGTGCAAACACATTGACCAACTGAAAGAAACACCTGAAATCGCTTTGCCCATTCTGGAAAACTTAAAATCCGACACTTCAAAATATGTTCAAGACAGCGTTGGGAATTGGCTCAATGATGCAAGTAAATCCCGACCCGATTTCGTAATTGAACTCTGCAAAAAATGGCAAAAAGAATCGCCCACAAAAGAAACAGAAAAAATAATTAAAAGGGCAAAAAGAACGATTGAGAAATAA
- a CDS encoding FMN-dependent NADH-azoreductase, whose protein sequence is MNILRIDSSVRVQNSKSRELTDFFLKELSTKQNFNLKICDVGINPPAFPTDEFIKANYTLPENRTDEMKSILANSDALIDELFWADKIVIASPMYNFTISATLKAYIDNIVRIGRTFYINEKSEMQGLLNDKKLLVITSRGAMFYGKNENLESFDFQESYLKSVFLFMGISDSTFVNTEAQDFGTTEMKMINFEHSKNQLSELSKIW, encoded by the coding sequence ATGAATATTTTAAGAATCGATTCAAGCGTAAGAGTACAAAACTCGAAGTCAAGAGAATTGACGGATTTTTTTCTGAAAGAACTTTCAACAAAACAAAATTTTAACCTAAAAATCTGTGACGTAGGCATTAATCCACCAGCATTTCCAACCGATGAATTCATAAAAGCAAATTACACTTTGCCCGAAAACAGGACGGACGAAATGAAATCAATTTTAGCAAATTCAGATGCGTTGATTGATGAATTGTTTTGGGCGGATAAAATCGTGATTGCTTCGCCAATGTACAATTTTACCATTTCGGCAACATTAAAGGCGTATATCGATAATATCGTAAGAATTGGACGCACATTTTACATAAACGAAAAAAGTGAAATGCAAGGTTTACTCAACGATAAAAAACTATTGGTCATCACTTCCAGAGGTGCAATGTTTTACGGCAAAAATGAAAATTTGGAATCGTTCGATTTTCAAGAAAGCTATCTAAAATCGGTGTTTCTGTTTATGGGAATTTCCGATTCCACTTTTGTAAATACAGAAGCCCAAGACTTTGGAACTACCGAAATGAAAATGATTAACTTTGAACATTCTAAAAATCAATTATCCGAACTTTCTAAAATATGGTAG
- a CDS encoding winged helix-turn-helix transcriptional regulator, translated as MGIKVLTIEEKMCPLEKAVNAINGKWKISIVWQINEGKKRPSEFLRGIKNVDRRVLNQQLSEMVEDGLLTKTSFNELPPRVEYELSDLGNGLVKILWDLNEWGKSLDGSGG; from the coding sequence ATGGGGATAAAGGTTTTAACGATAGAAGAAAAAATGTGTCCGTTGGAAAAAGCAGTAAACGCCATTAATGGAAAATGGAAAATCTCCATCGTTTGGCAAATCAACGAAGGAAAAAAACGACCAAGCGAGTTTTTGCGTGGCATAAAAAATGTTGACCGAAGAGTACTCAATCAACAACTTTCTGAAATGGTTGAAGATGGATTGCTTACCAAAACTTCTTTTAATGAGCTTCCTCCTCGTGTTGAATATGAGTTGTCGGATTTAGGAAATGGTTTGGTAAAAATTCTTTGGGATTTAAACGAATGGGGAAAATCTTTGGACGGTTCGGGCGGTTAA
- a CDS encoding IS982 family transposase, whose protein sequence is MNNLTQNYKIILKELTNTCKHITTNKQVRIPKMSDLELVALNITAEYMSINSELQLFRCISGTDLDGKIERSVYNKRKRKLFPYIEKIRQTLSNKFADFTDVFIVDSTPIEICKISRANRSAICATDEIKPSFGYCAAQKSRYFGYKLHAVCDKNGIFHSFDFSPANVHDVNYLNDVKENFQNCLLIGDRGYVSKEIQMDLFNYSRINLSVPMRKNQHNFVEFSRMKSKIRKRIETNISQLCGQFTINTNFAKTFQGLATRIVSKITSFTMIQYLNFFVLKRSLNKLKINLC, encoded by the coding sequence ATGAACAATCTCACTCAAAACTACAAAATTATTTTAAAAGAATTGACAAATACCTGTAAACATATAACTACTAACAAGCAAGTCAGAATTCCAAAAATGTCTGATTTGGAACTTGTGGCACTTAATATTACTGCAGAATATATGTCAATTAACTCTGAATTACAGTTATTTAGATGTATTTCGGGAACTGATTTGGACGGAAAAATTGAAAGAAGTGTCTATAATAAAAGAAAGAGAAAACTTTTTCCCTACATTGAAAAAATCAGACAAACTTTAAGCAACAAGTTTGCAGATTTTACCGATGTATTTATTGTCGATTCAACACCAATTGAAATATGCAAAATCAGTAGAGCCAATCGCTCTGCAATCTGCGCAACGGATGAAATTAAACCTTCTTTTGGGTATTGTGCAGCACAGAAGTCAAGATATTTTGGTTATAAACTTCATGCGGTTTGCGACAAGAATGGAATCTTTCATTCTTTCGATTTTTCGCCTGCAAATGTCCATGATGTTAATTACCTTAATGATGTTAAGGAAAATTTTCAGAATTGCTTGTTAATAGGAGATAGAGGATATGTCAGCAAAGAAATTCAGATGGATTTATTCAACTATTCTAGGATAAATCTTTCAGTTCCGATGCGTAAAAACCAACATAATTTTGTAGAGTTTTCAAGAATGAAATCAAAAATAAGAAAGAGGATTGAAACCAATATCTCGCAATTGTGCGGACAGTTCACAATCAACACCAACTTTGCAAAAACATTTCAAGGTTTAGCAACAAGAATAGTATCGAAAATAACTTCTTTTACGATGATTCAATACCTAAATTTCTTCGTACTCAAAAGAAGTTTGAACAAATTAAAAATTAATTTGTGCTAA
- a CDS encoding ATP-binding protein codes for MRYFYEDLPELNVIAAGSLLEHTLKKTKNYPVGRINYLYLFPLNFQEYLEAQGKKNLLERFRNVPVDDIAHELLMKEFHTYCIIGGMPEIVVNYVAHKDLLFLPQIYESIWNTYKDDVIKYADSKSEENVMQHIVNTAASFVDQRIKFQNFGHSNYKSREVSEAFNNLDAAKVIQVIYPCTNVEPPILPDYKKSPRLQFLDTGILNFDQNIQADLLLMKDLNEAYKGAIIPHIINQEVLSLNTTDYKKTNFWVRDKTQSSAEVDLLIAHGKFLIPIEIKSGKTGSLKSLHQFVNQAPHQFAVRMYGGKFNIEETVTPEGKPYLLMNLPYYLGTYLKQYINYFITKYNVE; via the coding sequence TTGCGGTATTTTTATGAGGACTTGCCAGAATTGAATGTCATTGCTGCGGGGTCTTTGCTGGAGCATACCTTAAAGAAAACTAAAAATTATCCAGTAGGTAGGATTAATTATCTGTATTTGTTTCCTTTAAATTTTCAGGAATATCTTGAAGCACAGGGGAAAAAGAATTTGTTAGAAAGATTTCGGAATGTTCCCGTTGACGACATTGCCCACGAACTTTTGATGAAAGAATTCCACACCTATTGTATTATTGGGGGAATGCCCGAAATTGTTGTCAACTATGTTGCTCATAAAGATTTATTATTCCTTCCACAGATTTATGAAAGTATTTGGAATACCTACAAAGATGATGTGATAAAATATGCAGATAGTAAATCGGAAGAAAATGTGATGCAACACATCGTAAATACCGCTGCATCATTTGTTGACCAACGGATTAAATTTCAAAATTTCGGACACTCTAATTATAAGTCGAGGGAAGTGAGCGAGGCATTCAATAATTTAGATGCCGCAAAGGTCATTCAGGTAATTTATCCTTGTACCAATGTAGAGCCGCCAATTCTTCCAGATTATAAAAAATCGCCACGATTACAATTTTTGGATACAGGAATTTTAAATTTTGATCAGAATATTCAAGCCGATTTGTTGCTAATGAAAGACCTTAACGAAGCATACAAAGGAGCGATTATCCCTCATATTATCAATCAGGAAGTTTTGTCTTTGAATACTACGGATTACAAAAAGACCAACTTTTGGGTTCGGGACAAAACGCAATCGTCAGCAGAGGTTGATTTGCTCATTGCTCACGGGAAATTCTTGATTCCTATTGAAATTAAATCGGGGAAAACGGGAAGTTTGAAATCCTTGCATCAATTTGTGAATCAAGCCCCTCATCAATTCGCAGTCAGAATGTATGGAGGGAAATTCAACATTGAAGAAACTGTTACACCAGAAGGGAAACCTTACTTGTTAATGAATTTGCCTTACTATTTAGGGACGTATTTAAAACAATATATCAATTACTTTATCACTAAATACAATGTCGAATAA
- a CDS encoding helix-turn-helix domain-containing protein gives MYVNLANFIKTKRKEANLTQQEFAERAGVALTVVRKIEQGKENLSLSKVNQVLLMFGSKLVPANLKEIEK, from the coding sequence ATGTACGTTAACCTAGCCAATTTTATAAAGACAAAAAGGAAAGAAGCCAATCTTACCCAACAAGAATTTGCGGAAAGAGCTGGTGTTGCATTAACTGTGGTTCGGAAAATAGAACAGGGAAAAGAAAATCTCAGCTTGTCAAAAGTAAATCAGGTACTTCTGATGTTTGGGAGTAAACTTGTTCCTGCCAATTTAAAAGAAATTGAAAAATGA
- a CDS encoding HipA N-terminal domain-containing protein, translated as MRQGKVFYQNHFAGVVTETNDGDYTFEYDNDYIQKFPYQFITFSMPVSEKLYRENRLFPFFEGLIPEGWLLEIASESWKINKNDRMGLLLACCKNCIGAVSVEPLIVKSDG; from the coding sequence ATGAGACAGGGAAAAGTTTTTTATCAAAATCATTTTGCAGGAGTCGTTACGGAAACCAACGATGGAGATTACACCTTTGAATATGATAATGATTATATTCAAAAATTTCCGTATCAATTCATTACCTTTTCAATGCCTGTTTCCGAGAAATTATATAGAGAAAATAGGTTGTTCCCTTTTTTTGAAGGATTAATTCCAGAAGGTTGGCTTTTGGAAATTGCCTCCGAAAGTTGGAAAATCAACAAAAACGACAGAATGGGATTGCTTTTGGCGTGTTGCAAAAATTGCATTGGTGCAGTAAGTGTAGAACCTTTAATTGTGAAAAGTGATGGGTAA
- a CDS encoding HipA domain-containing protein: MGKKCLYCYQEVMGEEDFHPHCSQKFFGTTNPPILDYTLQEMEILAKQVIETSVAVPGVQPKLSMGFIKDVLKDANRGRLTVVGALGGNYILKPQNSTFSEMPENEHLTMKMAEICGITTVMSSLIRLKSGELSYITKRIDRDDNGNKIHMLDMFQILEAFDKYRGSVEKVGKAIKEHSANTLLDLMRFYEIVIFCYITGNNDMHLKNFSLILNGENWEISPAYDLLNVQLHLPEDKEESALTIGGKKKKLSKSDFINLGLKLGLNQKQVENTFKRFLKSEKKMLSLIHQSYLSKEHQEKYIKLLQNRLLIFQ, encoded by the coding sequence ATGGGTAAAAAATGTCTATATTGCTATCAAGAAGTAATGGGCGAAGAGGATTTTCATCCGCATTGCAGTCAGAAATTCTTTGGGACAACTAATCCTCCAATTTTAGATTATACGTTGCAGGAAATGGAAATTTTGGCAAAACAAGTCATTGAAACTTCCGTTGCAGTTCCAGGAGTTCAGCCAAAATTATCGATGGGCTTCATTAAAGATGTTCTAAAGGATGCAAACAGAGGTAGATTAACGGTTGTTGGTGCTTTGGGAGGTAACTATATTTTAAAACCGCAAAATTCCACTTTTTCGGAGATGCCCGAAAATGAACATCTGACGATGAAAATGGCTGAAATATGCGGTATTACTACCGTGATGTCCTCACTCATTCGTTTAAAATCTGGCGAATTATCCTACATTACAAAACGAATTGACAGAGACGATAATGGAAACAAAATTCATATGCTGGATATGTTTCAAATCTTAGAAGCATTTGATAAATATCGTGGTTCAGTAGAGAAGGTTGGAAAAGCGATTAAAGAGCATTCTGCAAACACTTTATTAGATTTAATGAGGTTTTATGAAATAGTAATTTTCTGTTACATTACAGGAAATAATGATATGCATCTCAAAAATTTTTCGCTCATATTAAATGGTGAAAATTGGGAAATATCTCCTGCTTACGATTTGCTCAACGTTCAACTTCATTTACCTGAAGATAAAGAAGAATCAGCATTAACTATTGGTGGAAAAAAGAAAAAACTTTCCAAAAGCGATTTTATTAATTTAGGATTAAAATTAGGATTAAACCAAAAACAAGTGGAGAATACTTTTAAACGTTTTCTAAAATCAGAGAAGAAAATGTTATCACTCATTCATCAATCCTATTTAAGTAAAGAACATCAAGAAAAATACATCAAACTGCTCCAAAATAGATTGCTAATCTTTCAATAA
- a CDS encoding helix-turn-helix transcriptional regulator, producing the protein MAKNEQMLRLVLIEQLLRRRKDRGASYEEISDFLEDKFQEKGLTLKFTERTFQRDKVAIADVFGIQISFSRKRNVHFIEQEELELSQESVFDQLLLVQAYRETQDKTDVMFFEPRRARGFEYLNGIVHAITQKKVITFSYQKFWENEKSSKVVTPYALKEFKNRWYLLAADYKSKDGSFFLKTFGLDRISDLDITTASFTREEINIEETYKNSFGIISADGALPQEILLKFDNEQANYVKALPLHHSQTIISEDENETVFKVFVVPTYDFQREILSYGKRVQILAPESFKKEMKEEVEIMLKNFL; encoded by the coding sequence ATGGCCAAAAATGAACAAATGCTTCGCTTAGTTTTAATAGAACAATTATTAAGAAGAAGAAAAGATAGAGGCGCATCTTACGAAGAAATTTCTGATTTTTTAGAAGATAAATTTCAAGAAAAAGGTCTCACGCTTAAATTTACAGAACGCACTTTTCAGCGAGACAAAGTTGCCATTGCAGATGTTTTTGGGATACAGATTTCATTTTCTAGAAAGCGAAATGTACATTTTATAGAGCAAGAAGAACTAGAACTTTCTCAGGAAAGTGTTTTTGACCAATTGCTTTTGGTACAAGCCTATCGTGAAACGCAAGATAAAACAGACGTCATGTTCTTCGAGCCAAGAAGAGCCAGAGGTTTTGAATATTTAAACGGAATTGTGCATGCCATTACTCAGAAAAAAGTCATCACCTTCAGTTACCAAAAATTTTGGGAAAACGAAAAATCTTCCAAAGTAGTAACACCTTATGCGTTGAAAGAATTTAAAAACAGATGGTATCTTTTGGCTGCAGATTACAAATCAAAAGATGGTTCTTTTTTCTTGAAAACCTTTGGTTTAGACCGTATTTCGGACCTAGATATTACCACAGCAAGTTTTACAAGAGAAGAAATTAATATAGAAGAAACGTACAAAAATTCTTTCGGTATCATTAGTGCAGACGGAGCTTTGCCTCAAGAAATTCTATTGAAGTTTGATAATGAACAAGCCAATTATGTAAAAGCTTTGCCACTGCATCATTCACAAACCATCATTTCTGAAGATGAAAACGAGACGGTTTTTAAAGTTTTTGTAGTGCCTACTTATGATTTCCAGAGAGAAATTCTCTCTTACGGAAAACGGGTGCAAATTCTGGCTCCAGAATCTTTCAAAAAAGAAATGAAAGAAGAAGTAGAAATCATGCTCAAGAATTTTTTGTAA
- a CDS encoding DUF2779 domain-containing protein, with translation MKTLSKSRFVSGVQCEKKLWYSYYRKDLQLPTDEQTQAIFDLGHQIGNLAQNRFPNGKDATPEDFSDFSPSIEKTKLWIAEKVETIYEATFTAKNALCMLDILHRMNDEIWAIEVKNSTSVKDYHLTDASLQYFVMKEAGYVPDKFFLMHINNQYIKNGELTDEFFHLEDITDKVLSKQTWVEENLERLLVMLENKQEPNISIGAHCSSPFACDFVHHCWKDIPENSVFELYRGGNKAWELYKQGILKIEDIEDGFPLTHFQHLQRKGLRNQEQYINKEAIKNMISSWQFPLYFFDFETVFPAIPVLDGTRPYQQVPFQYSLHILEEDGKLSHKEFLAHPEDFSNGKNPLKLLVEQLKQDFGNEGNIVTYNQSFEVARLNELANIFPEDAPFLKNLVSRVVDLLPVFQGGFCYFPEMKNSASIKSVLPAVAPDFTYRNLVIQEGGTASSLYHQSILQQKFVEEDLAIHLLKYCELDTYTMVVIYQFLLSVA, from the coding sequence ATGAAAACACTTTCTAAATCTCGTTTCGTTTCTGGCGTACAATGCGAAAAAAAACTTTGGTATTCCTATTACCGAAAAGACTTACAACTGCCTACTGATGAGCAGACTCAAGCAATTTTTGACCTAGGACATCAGATAGGAAATTTGGCACAAAATAGATTTCCTAATGGTAAAGATGCCACTCCAGAAGATTTTTCGGATTTTTCTCCTTCCATTGAAAAAACCAAACTATGGATTGCAGAAAAAGTAGAAACCATCTACGAAGCTACTTTCACCGCAAAAAATGCACTTTGTATGCTTGATATTTTACATCGAATGAATGATGAAATCTGGGCAATAGAAGTAAAAAACAGTACTTCTGTCAAAGATTATCATCTTACCGATGCATCATTGCAATATTTTGTGATGAAAGAAGCGGGTTATGTACCAGATAAGTTTTTTCTGATGCATATTAACAATCAGTACATTAAAAATGGTGAGTTAACAGATGAATTTTTTCATTTGGAAGATATTACAGATAAAGTTTTGTCTAAACAAACTTGGGTAGAAGAAAATTTGGAAAGATTACTTGTAATGTTAGAAAATAAACAGGAACCCAATATTTCCATCGGTGCACATTGTTCGTCTCCTTTTGCTTGTGATTTCGTACATCATTGTTGGAAAGACATTCCCGAAAATTCTGTATTTGAATTATATCGAGGTGGCAATAAAGCATGGGAATTATATAAGCAAGGAATTCTGAAAATTGAAGATATAGAAGATGGTTTTCCGCTTACACATTTTCAACATTTACAAAGAAAAGGACTGAGAAATCAAGAGCAGTACATCAATAAAGAAGCCATTAAGAATATGATTTCTTCTTGGCAGTTTCCTCTGTATTTCTTTGATTTTGAAACTGTTTTCCCTGCTATTCCTGTTCTGGACGGAACGAGACCTTATCAGCAAGTTCCGTTTCAATATTCCTTGCATATTTTAGAAGAAGATGGCAAACTTTCGCACAAAGAATTTTTAGCCCATCCTGAAGATTTTTCTAATGGTAAAAATCCACTGAAATTATTGGTAGAGCAACTCAAACAAGATTTCGGAAATGAAGGAAATATTGTCACATATAATCAGAGTTTTGAAGTGGCAAGATTAAATGAATTGGCAAATATCTTTCCCGAAGATGCTCCGTTTTTAAAAAATTTAGTGAGTAGAGTAGTAGATTTGTTGCCGGTTTTTCAAGGGGGATTTTGTTATTTTCCAGAGATGAAAAATTCTGCTTCTATTAAATCTGTTTTACCAGCGGTTGCCCCAGATTTTACCTATCGAAATTTGGTCATTCAAGAAGGAGGAACCGCCAGTTCGCTTTATCATCAATCAATTCTTCAACAAAAATTTGTAGAAGAAGATCTTGCAATTCATTTACTAAAATATTGTGAACTCGATACTTATACAATGGTGGTGATTTATCAGTTTTTATTAAGTGTAGCTTGA
- a CDS encoding nucleoid-associated protein → MIFTEETTLEHLCINYVGNQTHQEALVTTDSEVFITDEMKALLKDYFLKNFKPEIFFEFFHSSNIENNEVFTYVSEIFEQPELLENQSKKLAKLLYEHSTNPRTKGGEFYVCFFKDCIVKGERYDAVGLFKSENKDTFLKVSTKNDVTLSGVEVFELETLQGINLNKVDKGCLIYNTNKEQGYLMSIIDGTSRAETSYWMDDFLQVRQRQDEYFETQETLTLYKEYITKQLPKEFEITKADQADFLNKSLSFFKEKEEFKMEEFTGEVLGDQEVIQSFNAFKTQYEDERDYALSDEFAINDAAVKKNARIFKSVIKLDKNFHIYIHGDRKLIQQGQDENGKYYMLYFEEEN, encoded by the coding sequence ATGATTTTCACAGAAGAAACCACACTAGAACATCTTTGCATCAATTACGTAGGAAACCAAACGCATCAAGAAGCTTTGGTAACCACAGATTCAGAAGTTTTCATCACAGATGAGATGAAAGCATTGCTCAAAGATTATTTCCTTAAAAATTTTAAACCCGAAATCTTTTTCGAGTTTTTCCATAGTTCTAATATTGAGAACAACGAAGTGTTTACTTACGTTTCAGAGATTTTTGAACAACCAGAATTGCTAGAAAACCAATCCAAAAAATTGGCAAAACTGCTTTACGAACATTCTACCAATCCTAGAACCAAAGGTGGAGAATTCTACGTTTGCTTTTTCAAAGATTGCATCGTAAAAGGAGAAAGATATGACGCAGTGGGACTTTTTAAATCCGAAAACAAAGACACTTTCCTGAAAGTTTCTACCAAAAACGATGTCACACTGAGCGGAGTCGAAGTGTTTGAGTTAGAAACCTTACAAGGAATCAATTTGAATAAAGTAGACAAAGGTTGCTTAATTTATAATACCAACAAAGAACAAGGCTATCTCATGTCTATTATTGATGGAACGAGTAGAGCCGAAACCAGTTATTGGATGGACGATTTCTTACAGGTTCGTCAGCGTCAAGACGAATATTTCGAGACGCAAGAAACGCTTACGCTTTACAAAGAATACATCACGAAACAACTTCCGAAGGAATTTGAAATCACCAAAGCAGACCAAGCAGATTTCTTGAACAAATCGCTGAGTTTTTTCAAAGAAAAAGAAGAATTTAAGATGGAAGAATTCACGGGAGAAGTTTTGGGAGACCAAGAAGTCATCCAAAGTTTCAATGCCTTCAAAACCCAATACGAAGACGAAAGAGATTATGCTTTGTCAGATGAATTTGCCATCAATGATGCGGCAGTTAAGAAAAACGCTAGAATTTTTAAAAGCGTCATCAAACTAGACAAAAACTTCCATATTTACATTCACGGTGACCGAAAACTCATCCAGCAAGGACAAGATGAAAACGGAAAATATTATATGCTCTATTTCGAAGAAGAGAACTAA
- the cysK gene encoding cysteine synthase A, with protein MKVNNVLEVIGNTPLVKLNKIFGSDVEVWMKLERQNPGGSIKDRIALAMIETAEKEGKINKDTLIIEPTSGNTGVGLAMVCAVKGYKLVLVMPESMSVERRKLMSAYGAEFVLTPRELGTNGAVKKAYELASTIENSWIPQQFENDANPEIHKNTTAQEILADFPEGFDYVITGVGTGGHITGVTEVLKEKFPNLKSYAVEPTDSPVLSGGNPGPHPLQGIGAGFVPKVLNSEILDGVIQVEKAEAFDFARKLAAQEGILAGISTGASLAAIAKKLPELPKGAKVLTFNYDTGERYWSVPDLFQENESELK; from the coding sequence ATGAAAGTTAATAATGTACTAGAAGTGATTGGCAACACTCCATTGGTAAAATTAAATAAGATTTTCGGGAGTGATGTAGAAGTGTGGATGAAATTAGAACGCCAAAATCCTGGTGGAAGCATCAAAGACAGAATTGCTCTTGCGATGATAGAAACGGCGGAAAAAGAAGGAAAAATTAATAAAGACACCTTGATTATAGAACCTACATCGGGAAACACAGGTGTTGGTTTAGCAATGGTTTGCGCAGTAAAAGGTTATAAATTAGTTTTGGTAATGCCAGAATCTATGTCTGTGGAACGCAGAAAACTCATGTCTGCTTATGGCGCTGAATTTGTCTTAACTCCTAGAGAATTGGGAACCAATGGTGCGGTGAAAAAAGCTTACGAATTGGCTTCTACGATTGAAAATTCATGGATTCCACAGCAATTTGAAAACGATGCGAATCCAGAAATTCATAAAAATACCACTGCTCAAGAAATTTTGGCAGATTTCCCTGAGGGATTTGACTATGTGATTACAGGTGTAGGAACTGGTGGTCATATTACGGGCGTAACCGAAGTTTTGAAAGAAAAATTCCCGAACCTGAAAAGTTATGCCGTAGAACCTACAGATTCTCCCGTTTTAAGCGGTGGAAATCCTGGTCCGCATCCTTTGCAAGGAATTGGAGCTGGTTTTGTACCAAAAGTTTTGAATTCTGAAATTCTAGATGGTGTGATTCAAGTAGAAAAAGCAGAAGCTTTTGATTTTGCTAGAAAATTAGCGGCTCAAGAAGGAATTTTAGCAGGAATTTCTACTGGTGCTTCTCTTGCTGCAATTGCGAAGAAATTACCAGAATTACCAAAAGGCGCTAAAGTTTTGACCTTTAATTATGACACTGGTGAAAGATATTGGTCTGTTCCAGATTTGTTCCAAGAAAATGAATCTGAATTGAAATAA